Proteins from a genomic interval of Micromonospora sp. NBC_00389:
- a CDS encoding acyl-CoA carboxylase subunit beta, translating to MTLDGEALEQLRKRVRAGGAEKYHAANAAKGKLFARERVALLVDEGSFVEDGLYANALADGLPADGVVTGTATIDGRQVCLMANDSTVKAGSWGARTVEKIIRIIERAYGASVPMVYLVDSAGARITDQVDLFPGRRGAGKIFWNQVRASGSIPQVCALFGPSAAGGAYIPAFCDVVAMVEGNASMYLGSDRMVEMVTGEKTTLEAMGGAKVHTAESGVGHFLCQTEADALDVVRRYLSYLPANWTQAPPAAEAVAAPAKADLAALVPASERQAFDMRRYVKGLLDEGSFFEIQALWAKELTIGFGRLNGEVVGVVGNNSMFKGGVLFVDSADKATRFVQLCDAFNVPLLFLSDVPGFMVGSAVEKQGIIRHGAKMITAISEATVPKICVVVRKAYGAGLYAMAGPGFEPDATIALPSAKIAVMGAEAAVNAVYANKIAAIPDADERAAFVAAKRAEYEQDIDVVRLASELVVDAIVEPQDLRTELVRRFAAARTKDRQFSRRRHGVTPV from the coding sequence GTGACGCTCGACGGTGAGGCGCTGGAGCAGCTCCGCAAGCGCGTGCGGGCCGGCGGCGCGGAGAAGTACCACGCGGCGAACGCCGCCAAGGGCAAGCTCTTCGCCCGGGAGCGGGTCGCGCTCCTGGTCGACGAGGGCTCCTTCGTCGAGGACGGCCTCTACGCCAACGCACTTGCCGACGGGCTGCCCGCCGACGGCGTGGTCACCGGCACCGCCACCATCGACGGCCGGCAGGTCTGCCTGATGGCCAACGACTCCACCGTCAAGGCCGGCAGTTGGGGCGCCCGCACCGTCGAGAAGATCATCCGGATCATCGAGCGGGCGTACGGCGCCAGCGTGCCGATGGTCTACCTGGTCGACTCGGCCGGCGCCCGGATCACCGACCAGGTCGACCTCTTCCCCGGCCGGCGCGGCGCCGGCAAGATCTTCTGGAACCAGGTTCGCGCTTCGGGCTCGATCCCGCAGGTGTGCGCGCTTTTCGGCCCGAGCGCCGCCGGTGGGGCGTACATCCCGGCGTTCTGCGACGTGGTGGCCATGGTCGAGGGCAACGCCAGCATGTACCTCGGCTCCGACCGGATGGTCGAGATGGTCACCGGCGAGAAGACCACCCTGGAGGCGATGGGCGGGGCAAAGGTGCACACCGCCGAGTCCGGCGTGGGGCACTTCCTCTGCCAGACCGAGGCCGACGCGCTCGACGTGGTGCGCCGCTACCTGTCGTACCTGCCAGCCAACTGGACCCAGGCGCCGCCGGCCGCCGAGGCGGTGGCCGCGCCCGCGAAGGCCGACCTGGCCGCGCTGGTGCCGGCCAGCGAGCGGCAGGCGTTCGACATGCGGCGGTACGTCAAGGGCCTGCTCGACGAGGGTTCCTTCTTCGAGATTCAGGCGCTCTGGGCCAAGGAGCTGACCATCGGCTTCGGCCGGCTGAACGGCGAGGTCGTCGGCGTGGTCGGCAACAACTCGATGTTCAAGGGCGGCGTGCTCTTCGTCGACTCGGCCGACAAGGCAACCCGGTTCGTGCAGCTCTGCGACGCGTTCAACGTGCCGCTGCTCTTCCTCAGCGACGTGCCCGGCTTCATGGTGGGCAGCGCCGTGGAGAAGCAGGGCATCATCCGGCACGGCGCGAAGATGATCACCGCGATCTCCGAGGCGACCGTGCCGAAGATCTGCGTGGTGGTCCGTAAGGCGTACGGCGCCGGCCTCTATGCGATGGCCGGGCCCGGGTTCGAGCCGGACGCCACCATCGCGCTGCCCAGCGCGAAGATCGCGGTGATGGGGGCCGAGGCCGCGGTGAACGCGGTCTACGCAAACAAGATCGCCGCCATCCCGGATGCGGACGAGCGGGCCGCCTTCGTGGCCGCGAAGCGCGCCGAGTACGAGCAGGACATCGACGTCGTCCGGCTCGCCAGCGAGCTGGTGGTGGACGCCATCGTCGAGCCGCAGGACCTGCGTACCGAGCTGGTGCGCCGGTTCGCCGCAGCGCGTACCAAGGATCGGCAGTTCTCCCGGCGCCGGCACGGCGTCACCCCGGTCTGA